The Algoriphagus halophilus sequence GTTTGCATATGGCTTTTGGCGGTTTCGGAACACTTTCTCCCCCCTGAAACCAAAGCCTGCTTAGGAGCGAAAACCTTATTTTAAGACGTTCAACCGGCATAAGCTATATGTGATGTTATGTGGTGTTTATTATTCTTTCGCAAAAAATATCCTAACATTATTATCGGTTTTAACCGGGATACCTTTGATTTTTCCGGGTATCCATCTTGAATAATTAGTTTTTAGTTCCTTTACCGCAATTTTGAATAAATAATCTCTAAATTTCTTATTCTCTTCCAAATGAGGCACAAAATTGCTTATATAAAAGTCTGAGATTGTGCTGTCTTTTTCTATTATAAAGCCTATGTCAAAAAAAGGCCAACCTCCGTATTCAGTTTTATCTTCCACGATATTTAGATTATTTACTTTTATAGTTGTTAAATAATCTCCATTTCTTTCTAATTCTTTTGGTAGTCTTGGCCTTTCGTCACAATCCCAATATCTCACAAGTATATTTTCTGATTGAGTACGAAATAAGAAAAGACTATCAGCTTTTTCATGCAGATCTTCTTTGAAGCCTATTCCATATTTCTCAATAATTACTTTATCCATGAAATCCCCATAACAACCCTGTGTTTGACCTTCATAAATTACATCACTTATTAAGTCAAAATCGAATGTCAATCCATATTCTTTGCAAAGTTTCCTTAACTCACTTTCATATCGAATATCTCCAAAAAGAAACCCAATAGGTTGGGTGAATACAACCCTTCCATTTTCTATATCTTTTTTAGCTCTTTCTATTTCAAAAATGCAGAGTGTATCATTTGAATTAGGGTTATTTAAATATTGAATTCTCTCAAGTAATTCATCTACATAAAATTTCTGCTCGTCCTGTGAATAACCATCAATTGAAATTAGTAAGAAAATTAGGAATAGGTACCTCATATTATTTCAATGCCACATAACGTCCCGTATAAAAAATTGTGCTAGCTGGCGAGCTGGATTGTCCGCAGGACAATCCGCTAAGCAAGAGAGAAGGGAGTTTCGATTCGAGACAGGCTTAAGCATTGTTTTTATATATTGTTGGCACACGTTTATTTTCCAGTCCGATAGTCCGTATTGGAGAAGTCAAAACCAGAAAAATCTTTAAAAAGTAAAATATTTTTCTCCTGTGTTAAGTAATCTTTTAAAACTTCATGCTTCCCTTTTGGAAAATTGATTTGTTCACCTGTAGTTAAATATGTGTTTCCCCCAAATTCACACGTACACAATTTGCCTCGTATCGCTGTTGCGTAAACTCTTACTTCTTCACGGTAGCCTTCTTGCCATTCCTTTTTAATTTCCTGGATCTTCTTCCTATTCTTTTTAACTAATACTCGCAATTCAGTAAGATATTCGCTGTAATTATCAGGAAAATTGAATTCCGTATCAGTAGTCATTGTATAAGGATAAGAAACCTTTCCAAGACAACAAGATTCCAATTGTTCGCTCCCATAAAATTCGTGTAGAAAAAGGGAAGAGATTTTAGGTTCTTTATATTCATCTACTTTCTCATACTTTTCCAATTCCGCAATCCAATAGTAAATAAAAGTTCCGTGAGAATCTTTATTTCTGTCCATTTCAAAAGTCAGAATCACGAATTCTTTTTCAGTCAGATTTTGAGTAAATCCGCTGAATGAAATTAGTAGTAGAAATATTAAAATTACCTTATTTTTCAATTTAGAAACGTTTTTTTATATGTGTGCCAACGGGATTCAGCTTGGAGACGGCGGGCAATCGGAGCCGTTCTCTTACAGCCTACTCCTAACTCATATAAGATCCTAAACTTTCTATTTACTCGGAACCGCCCGCTGTCTTCCAAGGTGATGTTAGCAGAATTCATTTTATCCCTTCCTGTAATACTTAATTTCCTTAACCCTCCACTTACTTTTATCTTTTTCAATCAGAATTAATGTAGATGTACCAGTTTTTTGAAAACCACCATCTTTCCAAATGGTAATGTAGTAAAAACCTTGAGTAAGGCTGTCGTTGAAACTCACTCTACTAATTTCAGATCTAAACTTGAAATTTTCATTGGTATAATTTTCTTTAAAATCTATCGGTTCAATTCTGTATTTTTCATTTAAGTAAAGACTATTAAAACCAATATATCTTGACTTAAGTGTTGCAAAGTTCTTTGTGGTAGTCAAATCAAAGTAAACAATATCACTAGTATCATAGATATTAATTAACCAATGATTTTGCTTAATAACTTCAGGTAACGAAATCAAATTACCATCAAATTCTGCAATATGACTAATTCTACATTTCTTTTCTACAAGCTCCTTGAAAATCAATTCCGATGAATTATCGTCTTCATTGAATGGAATTGTATCATAAAAACTACTTAAATCATCTTCAATCCACTTACAGTAGTTTGAATAATAAAATGATTCAAATACCTCTGGAAGAGTTTTTGAAAGCGAGGTAATTTCCTCATTTTCATACACATAATTACCTTTACAACTAAGTAAAAGTATCATCTTTAAAATCATGAATTTCCTCGGTCTCAACTTTTCTTTTTTTGATTTTCTGCTAACGGTCCTCAGCTTGGAGACGGTGGGCATTCGGAGCCCTTCGCTTCCAGCCTACAACTAACTTGTTAAAGGGATAGATTTTCATTTTTACTCGGTTCAGCCCGTTGTCCTCTAAGGTGGTGTTATAGCGCGTATTTCCTTTTTTAGAGTTCAATGGAGATTTTTACCTTCCCACCTAATCCTTTTTCAACAATTTCATAGAGGGTTTTCAGTGTCAAGTTACTTCCGTTGTTCTCCACCCTTGAAATGTAGGTTCTTTTCTTATCCACCAATTCCGCTAATTGCTCTTGGGTGAGATTTTTGTCCTCTCTTGCCTTCTTTAATTGCAAGCCAATTTTGAATGACTCAACATCCCTTTCTAATTCATCCCTGCGTTCGGTTCCTTTGACCCCGTACACATCATCTTTGATATCTTTCCAGCTCTTTGTATTCATTTTCCTTTCTTTTTTCCTTTTTTAACTTCCTTTTCAGCATAATATTCATCCATCAGTTTGGCAGCCTTTTCGATTTCCTTGGTTGGTGTTTTTTGGGTTTTCTTTTGAAAGCCATTGAGAAGTATCACTAGCTTTCCTTCATCGAAAAAACAAAACACCCTCCATATATTAGATGCCAACTGAACCCTGGCTTCATATAGCCCTTTCTTTGTTTTGATAGCTTTCAGGTAAGTTTCTGGAACTCTTTCCAAAGTTTCAATCGCTTCAATGACCTTAAAAACCTTGTTTTGAACTTTTTCTGTTTGGGCTTTTAAAAAGTTCTCAAAATGGTCCTGATAAGCAATGACCTCCCTTACTTTTTCCATAACGTAAATGTAACTTAAAAGTTACTAATCTCAAATTGCGAAAGCCTATTATTTGAGTAATTGACTTTCAAAAACATCTTAGGTTAGTTTGAAATCCATTAATTCAATAGATTAAAATTAGGACATTACAATCCTCCTTTTTTCAATTTCTCAACAAGCCAAAAATTAAAATTGGCAAATAACTTACCAGAATATTTAACAAAGCTATGCTATACTTAAATTTTTGAATTTTAGCTACTCCAATAATTAGGAGACCAAATGACTAAAGCCAGAGCAAATAAATTATCCCATAATTTATATTTTCCAACTTTGGTTCTACCCCGAAAATAAAAATTGAAATTTGATAGATTAGGACAATATTCAATGGGAAAAACGAAAGGGAGCAAATATTGGACATTTTTCTTAGAGTGGATTCTCCTTTCCAAATCTTGCCACAAAATTTAATAAGTCCTGGTATAATTAAGCCAAGCATCAAGAAAGATAATCCAATACCTAAAGGCAATGCAAAAAAGAAAGCCCAAATCCTTCCTCCTTCATCAAAAATAGAGGCTATATCTGGATATGCATCTAACCCGAAGATTAAACCGTTTCCTATTATTGGCAGTATCAGAAAAGGTTGTTTTTCTCTACTTGCTAATTCTTCAAAAGTAACTCTAGGGTTAATCCAAATGCTTTTGTATGGATTCATGTTCTAGTATGCGCTATAACGACCAGCTATGATGAGTGGGGATTAGAAAGCACTAATCTCTCGTCTCGCACATAGCCACGCCTTGATTTAAATTTAAAACTTGTGGCGGCCTTTCCAAGTGCCGCCAAACTATCCTGACCGATAAAACCCCATTCATTCATAGCAAATGTTATGCACCTTTACCCTCTTCGTTCTTGCTATGTTGGGCAATAATGTTCGCCATTTTCTCATCTTGAGCCTGTTCCTTCTCCTTCTGAAATTTCTTAATCCAGAAAGCAATAGCAAAAACAGGAACTGAAAATGTTAAGAACCAAGGAGCAACTAAACCCGACTTAGAAAAGCCAGCTCCCAGAAGTTGAAAACTGATGAGTTGAAAGTCAAATTCGCTAGTTGTCCAGTTCAGTTTGAACTTGATAAATGTAAACAAGATTCCTATAATCCAAAGCCATTTACGTTTCATTGGTGTTCGAATAGCCGCTACTAAAGTGAAAATGACAAAACCAACGGAGGCAATAGCCAGGATGAAAAATATGTAGTTAATAGCAGGCTTTCCAGAAAACGTAAAGGCATGGATTTTCGACAAGGGTGCTTCCATCCATCTTGCGTCAAATCCTGTTACTGTTAGTTTGTTCCCTTCTTTTAAGATGTTGAAGAAGAAATAGATTGACTGTTCATCAAGTTCTTGTTCGTACTCAACAATATAGTTTGTTGTTGGATTGTCGCCCATGAAAGAAGTATATCGACCATTTATCATGTTCAGCGAGTCCAACTGTAGTGAACTGATTCCAGATGCAATGTTAGACATGAAGGTTCGGCCTTCTTCGTTCTGCATGTTCTCAGCGACTTTGGTTAGACATTCGTCAATTTGATTTTGTTGAATATCTGTGATGAATGTTCTTGCAAACTGATCTACTTCGGTTGGGACAATCTTGCTCAGTTCAATGTTCGGATTGCAGGAAATGAGAGTTCCGAGCATTAGGGCGGTTAGTATTCTTTTCATTAATTCGTCTTGTATTTATGGTGCATAACGGTTAGGCTATGCCCAGTAAGGGATTTCTAAGAGAAAACCTTTTGGATTGCACTGAGCCAAAGCGTTGCATTTTGTTTTTATCTTATTTATTTTAAAAGCCAAATCAACGATTTGGCGGGTATGTTATGACAGCCAACTTTTCAATTTAGCAATGAAACCCTTTTTGGGTATAGCCATTGTTGTATGCTGGCTTTTTTTAATTTTCAGATTGTCCTTTGACTCGATTATCGTTTTCTCTGTATCACCCCATTCCCATCTGTAAACGCAGATATCATCACTTTCACATTTAGGGCAAGTCTTTAACCAACTTTGGAATTTTGAAACTTCAATTTCGGATGTAGTCAAATACTTTTTAATTCTTATGCGTACAGATTCAATTTCTTCTGTATCTATCCAATTAGAAATTGGTAAGAGGTTTTCCAGTTCGTCTTTCTTAATCAAATCCGTTATCAGTTCTGGTAAAAATTTAAAAGAAAGATATTGTTCAATTTGATTTTCATCTAGCCTTGAATGTCCGCAATTTCTGCATCGCCATCCACTCATTTGCCCAGTTCCGTATTGGTAAAATTTTAATGATGTTGGTGCAGTGTCAATCCGGTGTTTCGCTAAACTCCAACATAGGTTTTTGATTGTGTCAAATACTTGGTTGTTCCAAATACCCAGTTTGTCAGTTCCACCAACATATAAGTCATTTATCGACCCCATTCCACCGTACGCACCTAGATGATGTTTTACATCTTTTTTAGACTCCCACAGTTCAATATCCGTACTTATCCAATTAGCCCAATGTGAATTATCAGACTCTTCCAAAAGTCGTTTTAATATTCTTAATGATATTTTATAATGGTCTGTCATTCTGCTTGCATACAACGGTTTGTGTATGGTGTCGTAGCATCCCACAGGGTGCTATGCACCATACACATTGTTGTGTTTTCGTGCTTTATTTTCAGGTGTTATTTCAACTCTAGTTGATTCCAATTACAGCCCAATGTTTTTTGGTGGATACTTTTTGAATGTTGCCGCATGCGATTTCAACTGTGCACCTAAAGAAGCTAACCAGGCATTTCTACGATGCCCTACAGGCATTTCTTCTTTTGGGTCTATGTATAAATTGAACAGCCAAGGTGCTAGGCCAACATCCTGAATAGTTGCATAGTCAATCCACATATGAGGTGCTTGTGGGATAATGACTTTAATGTGTTCTTTGTATTCTCGCATTCGAATGCCCATCAGTTCAGTACCCCACCAAAAATAAACCGATTCCCGATTCCCCTTTCCATTATCGTGAAACAGGAAACTTGATTGGTCAATAAAATCATAATATCTGTCATCAGGGAGTTCGTCTTGAGAAATGCCTGCAAGGCGTAGGCTAGTGCCGAACAGATCCATTAAATCAAAAACATCATCACTTGCTCTTCCAGGGCTTATCATTCCTTTCCAATAGGCAATACCCGGTACGCGAACACCACCTTCGAATGTTGTTCCTTTAGCTCCTCTAAACGGAGTATATCCACCATCTGGCCAGGCATCCATTTGCGGGCCGTTGTCTGAAGTGACGAAGACAAAAGTGTTTTCTAATTCACCTGCTTCTTCCAATGCTTTAAGAATTCGACCAATATGCATGTCTACTTCAACAACAGCATTTTTATAGGGGTATTTGGCAGCACTAAGCCCTGGATAATCAGGGTTGTCAAAATTATCGGCATGCACTTTCATAAAGCAATGCTCAATAAAGAAGGGCTTATCCGATCCAGACAATTCCTTAATCTTAGAAATGGTAAAATCGGCCAATTTATGGTCAGCACGTCCCATGTCTCCCAGGCTTTTGATTTCCTCCAGTTCGTTGGTTGTCCCGTCTTTAAAGCCATGCGTCAAGTGATTAGCTGGACGAATAGTTTCAAACGCTTTAATAAGTTCTTCATTAAGCACCAAATCAGGGAAACGTCTTGGGTCAATTCCTTGAGTAATCTCTTTTTGGGCCGGATAATAGCCGTAATATTCATCAAAACCTACATCGTGCGGGCGCATGCCTTCAGCTTCACCCACATGCCATTTTCCTGTAAGCAGGGTATAATAGCCGTTGTCGCTCAGTAGTTTGGGTAGGCTTACTTCATCGGCCCATGGATTCTTAGTTATCTTATCGCCTGCCAATATAGGACGAGTTAATCCCGTGCGAACAGGAAGCCTTCCTGTTAAAATGGCTGACCGTGTTGGGGTACAGGTTTGTTGGGAATAACAGGAGGTCAATTTTAAACCTTCAGCAGCCAGTTTATCCATTGCTGGTGTCGCGGCACCAATAGCAGCTCCACCTCCATAAGCGCCAGGTTCTCCATACCCCAAATCATCAATAATGATCCATACTATATTTGGTTTCTTACCCGTTTTTTTCTCAAGCTCAGCTAGTTTTTGAGTTATGTCTTTATCTTGTTCAGGGTGAGGAATCGAGGGTTCAAAATTCTCGACCGTCTTAATCGCTCGATTAAAACTTTGGGCGTTTGATTCAAAATATCCTATAACCAGAAAGAGTCCGATTAACGTTAAATGGAGAGCTTTTCTTTTCATATTATTACCATTTTATATTTAATCTTGCATGAAACACAACGTTTTGCAGCTACCCGAAGGTGGTGATTTCGAAGCACTTCACTGTCATGCAGGCAGAAACTTTGATAGAAGCACAAAGCTTGATTTAACCACTGAACCGCCACTTTTGGGTAGGTGCTGTTATGCACAGTAGCTTTTGATTATTGTTTCTGATTCTCTTTTCATTTCTTCGAATGTCCTTACAAATTCGTCACACCGTTCTTTTGCAATTGGGCTATTCTTTTTTACAAATCCTGCTCGTTTGCCTAAAAATTCAAAATTGTCCTGATAATCCCAACATAAGTCCCACGAACAGCCTTCAAAGTTCGGAAAAGCTGCTTGAAGAAAGGCATATTCATTTGTCTTAAATGTTGCCCGTCCAATTTTAATTTTCTTTAATTTTTTCAAATGTAGTATTGGTAGAAATGAAGGAAATTCTGTCTTGCTAATAATAAAACCTAATGAGAAAACTTCAAGGTTTGGAAGTCCCTTTAAGAACTCAAAGTTTTCTATCGGTTGATTCCAGTCAAGTGTTCCGTCAATATGTAAATACCTTAAACTATTAAGTCCTTTTAATCCGTCAAAATTTGAAACTCTACGCAGATTCTCAAAATGCAAAGATTTTAATTTTGTCAATTTAATTAATGGTGTCAAGTCTGAAAAGCCAGAAACGTATTCAAGTATAACTTCTTCTAAATTTATTAGGTCACCAAGAAATTCAATGTCCTTAGCTCGGAAAAATGTTACCCTAATTCTTTTGAGATTTGTCAATTTACGAATTGCTTGAACTTGTTCTTTACTTGGGTCGTGTAGAGTCATTTCTTCAAGATTTTGACATTCAAAAACTTGTTCCCAATGCTCTTTTTCTTGAGTCTTACTTATGGTTAAGATTTTCACTTCGTCTTTGTTTGCAATTTCAAAGTCCGCTATAAATGCAAATCTTTCTCTATTTGGAATTGTCGTCCAATAGTCGCCCGTCCTGTCTAAAAAATCTCCAAAATGATGTTTCATTGTCGTGTCTTGCTATTGTGCATAACGGTTTGGCTAAAGCTAGTGCGGCTTTGCGTGAATTCTTAAAGAACCGAGATCGACATTGTCAACCGTATCATAGTCTGCCGAAGGCGAAATGACCGCATTAGCTTTAGGTATTGTTAGCGCCAGTGTTTGTATTCATTTTTTGATTTTCAAGTCGCCTGAAATTGGATAGGTTTTAGTTATATCGTTAAGCTGTCTTACCATTTCGGAAATAATTGTCTGGTCAAAATTTATCTCAAAATCAAGTTTGTTTCCTATTCCTGCATCGTCCATTACAGAGCAGTCAGCTTCAAAATGTCCGATCCCATCTCCTTTAATTTTTATTTCAACCTGTCCTTCCATTGTATTAAAGGATGCCGTTCCGTCCAACTTGTCATAAAGCTGCGAAAGACTTTTTTTGAATCTTTCAAAGTCAGTAGTCATTAAGTCACACTCAAATTGTCCTGAGAAACCACCTGCCTTGACGATCACATTTGATTTAATCCAATTCCTGTCCCAGTCGAGTTCAGCGTTTGGATAATTCAAATTCATCAATTCAATTCTAATGAAGTCTCCGCTGTCCTTTAGTTCAAAATATATTGTTTCGTTGTCGGTCATTTTACATTGGCGCTAACGTTTGTATATCCCCAATTGGGTATATCATCCGAAATAGGATCGGTATCCACAGGTAGTTGGTGATATTTCTCATTTATGTTAACTTAGTAAACTTAGTTAAATGTCCAATTTATCCAAGGGACTTTGTATTTGATCAAATCCTTTTGTGGTAATATGGGTGTAAATTTGTGTTGTTTTTGGGCTTTCATGCCCCAACAAACTTTGGATGTATCTGAGATCAGTACCATTCTCCAAAAGATGGGTAGCGAAGGAATGCCTTAGTGTATGAGGTGTTACTTTTTTTCTGATGTTGGTTTTTGATACTGCTGCCTTTACAATGGATTCAATACTGGTAGTGGAATATTTTATTGGTTTCTCTTTTGTACTCCCTTGTCCCTCGAAAAGGTAATATATAGGTCTTTCTCTTTTGATGTATTCCCTTAAAATTGTTAATGTTCTTTTTGATAATATCGTGTACCTGTCTTTTTTACCTTTGGCTTGTTTGATGAATATCTGCATTCTCTTGGAATCTATGTCATTGATCGTTAAATCAATTAATTCGGATACTCTCAATCCTGCAGAATAGATGGTCATCAAAATTGCTTTGTGCTTTAAGTTTTTCGTTGCATTAAAAATGGATATGATTTCTTCCTGACTGCAGACTGTGGGTAATTTTTTTTCTCTGATTGGCCGATCCACATGGTAGAATTTACGCTCGCCACCTTTTACTTTTTCAAAATAAAATTTAATTGCATTGATCGCTTGATTTTGTAATGAGCTTGAAACTTTCCGCTCCGTTACCAAATATCTTGAAAATTCCAATATTTCTTTCTCGCCTAAACTGTCTATTTCAAGATCTGGAAAGTGGTTTATAAACTCTTCAAAAAGGGGGATGTAAGCTCTTATAGTACTTGGGCTATATCTCCTTTCTTTAAGCTTGTTCACATAGGCCTCTGGACATTTTTTATAATCTGGAATAGATAAAGGACTGGTTTTTGGTTTTATTTTATTCGCTTTTTCCTGCTTAAAGATGAGTTTTAAACCTAATTCTTCAATTTTCTTTTTTACTTCTGCTTCATACTGCTTGGAATAAGGAATTGTCCACCATTTGTTTTGAGTGTCCCATTTGTAATAGGGTATTGTTTTGAGATACCTAATTAGTTCAATTTTAAAACCAAAAATCAATTTGATGCGTCCACTGTTGGCATGCACCATTACTACCTCATTTTCCTGAATGACGCCTTTTTTGGTAACTGGGCTTGATATTTCTAAGTGGATTTGTAGTATTGAAATCCTGTTACCAAAATACCCCTTTACCTTTTCCAGATTCCCAGGATAATGGGGGATTTCCCAAAGAAAAAGATCTTTATTCCAACGTGAATAAAGAATGCCTCTCACAAAGCTGATATCAGCTTCATTTTTTGGCATTTTCAAGAGAATCTTTCTCCCCTTTACTTCTATTTCAACTGCTTTATTCATTAAAAAAATATTCAAAAGTTGCGTATATACAGCTATATGGTAAATATGCGAAATAATTCTAAATAATTAGTTCATCTATTAATTATTGTATTATTGATATCGTAGTTATTCCTTGAGTAGTTAATTCGAGATTTATGTTCTTAGATTTAAATTACAAGCTGAACTGAATTCCCTGAATTCAGGTTTACCAATCTTAACGCACTATTTCATGGCTAAAAAAGCAGCACGCAAAGTGACCATGGGTCAGGTATTTAAAACCATCATCTGGCCCAGAAGAAAGCATTTATTTTTAGGTCTTTTTTTGATCATTATCAGTAGACTCGCCAGCCTAGTGCTCCCAGGAGCCAGTAAATACCTGATAGATGATGTGATACCCAGCAATGACCTGACCATGCTCAAATGGTTGATTATTGCCGTTGTGACCGCCATCGTGATCCAGTCGGTCACCTCTTATGCCCTGACTCAAATCCTGAGCGTGGAAGCACAAAACCTGATCGCCAAGTTAAGGTCCCA is a genomic window containing:
- a CDS encoding type II toxin-antitoxin system RelE/ParE family toxin, translated to MEKVREVIAYQDHFENFLKAQTEKVQNKVFKVIEAIETLERVPETYLKAIKTKKGLYEARVQLASNIWRVFCFFDEGKLVILLNGFQKKTQKTPTKEIEKAAKLMDEYYAEKEVKKGKKKGK
- a CDS encoding YIP1 family protein; the protein is MNPYKSIWINPRVTFEELASREKQPFLILPIIGNGLIFGLDAYPDIASIFDEGGRIWAFFFALPLGIGLSFLMLGLIIPGLIKFCGKIWKGESTLRKMSNICSLSFFPLNIVLIYQISIFIFGVEPKLENINYGIIYLLWL
- a CDS encoding WapI family immunity protein, with the translated sequence MTDNETIYFELKDSGDFIRIELMNLNYPNAELDWDRNWIKSNVIVKAGGFSGQFECDLMTTDFERFKKSLSQLYDKLDGTASFNTMEGQVEIKIKGDGIGHFEADCSVMDDAGIGNKLDFEINFDQTIISEMVRQLNDITKTYPISGDLKIKK
- a CDS encoding helix-turn-helix domain-containing protein produces the protein MNTKSWKDIKDDVYGVKGTERRDELERDVESFKIGLQLKKAREDKNLTQEQLAELVDKKRTYISRVENNGSNLTLKTLYEIVEKGLGGKVKISIEL
- a CDS encoding sulfatase-like hydrolase/transferase, whose product is MKRKALHLTLIGLFLVIGYFESNAQSFNRAIKTVENFEPSIPHPEQDKDITQKLAELEKKTGKKPNIVWIIIDDLGYGEPGAYGGGAAIGAATPAMDKLAAEGLKLTSCYSQQTCTPTRSAILTGRLPVRTGLTRPILAGDKITKNPWADEVSLPKLLSDNGYYTLLTGKWHVGEAEGMRPHDVGFDEYYGYYPAQKEITQGIDPRRFPDLVLNEELIKAFETIRPANHLTHGFKDGTTNELEEIKSLGDMGRADHKLADFTISKIKELSGSDKPFFIEHCFMKVHADNFDNPDYPGLSAAKYPYKNAVVEVDMHIGRILKALEEAGELENTFVFVTSDNGPQMDAWPDGGYTPFRGAKGTTFEGGVRVPGIAYWKGMISPGRASDDVFDLMDLFGTSLRLAGISQDELPDDRYYDFIDQSSFLFHDNGKGNRESVYFWWGTELMGIRMREYKEHIKVIIPQAPHMWIDYATIQDVGLAPWLFNLYIDPKEEMPVGHRRNAWLASLGAQLKSHAATFKKYPPKNIGL
- a CDS encoding DUF6966 domain-containing protein, producing MTDHYKISLRILKRLLEESDNSHWANWISTDIELWESKKDVKHHLGAYGGMGSINDLYVGGTDKLGIWNNQVFDTIKNLCWSLAKHRIDTAPTSLKFYQYGTGQMSGWRCRNCGHSRLDENQIEQYLSFKFLPELITDLIKKDELENLLPISNWIDTEEIESVRIRIKKYLTTSEIEVSKFQSWLKTCPKCESDDICVYRWEWGDTEKTIIESKDNLKIKKSQHTTMAIPKKGFIAKLKSWLS
- a CDS encoding leucine-rich repeat domain-containing protein — translated: MKHHFGDFLDRTGDYWTTIPNRERFAFIADFEIANKDEVKILTISKTQEKEHWEQVFECQNLEEMTLHDPSKEQVQAIRKLTNLKRIRVTFFRAKDIEFLGDLINLEEVILEYVSGFSDLTPLIKLTKLKSLHFENLRRVSNFDGLKGLNSLRYLHIDGTLDWNQPIENFEFLKGLPNLEVFSLGFIISKTEFPSFLPILHLKKLKKIKIGRATFKTNEYAFLQAAFPNFEGCSWDLCWDYQDNFEFLGKRAGFVKKNSPIAKERCDEFVRTFEEMKRESETIIKSYCA
- a CDS encoding tyrosine-type recombinase/integrase; its protein translation is MNKAVEIEVKGRKILLKMPKNEADISFVRGILYSRWNKDLFLWEIPHYPGNLEKVKGYFGNRISILQIHLEISSPVTKKGVIQENEVVMVHANSGRIKLIFGFKIELIRYLKTIPYYKWDTQNKWWTIPYSKQYEAEVKKKIEELGLKLIFKQEKANKIKPKTSPLSIPDYKKCPEAYVNKLKERRYSPSTIRAYIPLFEEFINHFPDLEIDSLGEKEILEFSRYLVTERKVSSSLQNQAINAIKFYFEKVKGGERKFYHVDRPIREKKLPTVCSQEEIISIFNATKNLKHKAILMTIYSAGLRVSELIDLTINDIDSKRMQIFIKQAKGKKDRYTILSKRTLTILREYIKRERPIYYLFEGQGSTKEKPIKYSTTSIESIVKAAVSKTNIRKKVTPHTLRHSFATHLLENGTDLRYIQSLLGHESPKTTQIYTHITTKGFDQIQSPLDKLDI